Below is a genomic region from Kribbella qitaiheensis.
AGCGCGCTGAGTGTCGTGCTGGTCACGCTGATCGCGACCTTCACGTTGTTCTTCGTCGCTCCGTCGGATCCGGCGGCGGCGATCTGTGGCGACCGCAACTGCACCCAGCAGCGGTACAACGAGATCAAGCGCAACCTGCACCTGGACCGCCCGAAGATCCAGCAGTTCGCGGAGTACACCGCGGGCATCTTTGCCGGCCGAACCTTCGAGACGTCCGGTGCGAAGCAGGAATGCCCGGCGCCGTGCCTCGGCTTCTCGTTCAAGAACGACCGGCCGGTGTTCGAGACTCTGAAGACCCGGCTACCGGTCACCGTCTCACTGGTGTTCGGGTACGCGATCCTGGTCCTCACCATCGGTGTCTTCGTCGGCTCGATGGCGGCGAAGAGACGTGGGACCGTGGGTGACCGGGCGCTGATGACCAGCACCTTGGTCCTCAGTTCGATCCCGTACTACATCGTTGCCCTGATGATCTCGCTCTACCTCACCATTCTCTATCCGATCCTGCCGCGCAGTGGGTACACACCGCTGACGGAGAATCCCGGCAAGTGGGTGGCGGGGCTTCTCACCCCGTGGCTCGTGCTCGGGGTCTACAACTGCACGCAGTACGCCCGGTTCTCCCGCGGCTCGATGGTCGAGACGCTGAGCGAGGACTTCATCCGGACTGCGCGGGCCAAGGGCCTGTCGGACCGGGTGGTCACCTACAAGCACGCGCTGCGCTCCGGTCTGATCCCGGTCATCACGATCTTCGGCCTGGACATCGCCGGCAGTCTGGCCGGCGCCATCTTCACCGAGAAGATCTTCGACCTTCCCGGGCTCGGTAACCTGGTCATCGACAGCCTGAACAACTACGACCTGCCGGTGATCATGGGCACGGTCCTGGTGGCCTCGGTCTTCCTGGTCATGATGAACTTCATCGTCGACATCGCCTACAGCCTGATCGACCCGCGGGTGAGGCTCGCGTGACGACACCTGGCAACGAGGGACGGAAGGCCGTCCAAGATCGAAAGGATGGCCAGGAGACGATGGTGGGCACCGTACCCAGCGAGGGCGAGGTAGCGCCGGACAAGCGCAACCCGTCGATCGCGACCCGCGAGCGGCGGGCGGCATCGCTGACGCCGAGCGGTGAGACGCCGTACCTGGTGGTCGACGATTTGACGGTGAAGTTCCCGACCGCGGATGGTCTGGTCAGTGCGGTGAACGGTTTGAGTTATGCCGTTCCGTTGGGCCGGACGTTGGCGATCGTGGGTGAGTCCGGTTCGGGTAAGTCGGTGTCGAGTATGGCTGTGATGGGTCTGCACGACCGTAAGCGGACCCAGATCAGCGGGTCGATCCAGCTGGGTGGCGACGAGATCGTCGGCCTGTCGGAGAACGAGTTGATGAAGATTCGTGGCGACGCGGTCGCGATGGTCTTCCAGGATCCGCAGTCGTCGCTGCATCCGCTCTATTCGGTCGGTAATCAGATCACTGAGGCTTACCGGGTGCACAACAAGGTGTCCAAGGATGTCGCGAAGAAGCGCGCGCTGGAGATGCTGGACCTGGTCGGTATCCCGAACCCGATCCGCCGGTACAAGCAGTATCCGCACGAGTTCTCCGGTGGTATGCGGCAGCGCGCGATGATCGCGATGGGTCTGGTCAATGATCCGAAGTTGGTGATCGCCGACGAGCCGACGACCGCGCTGGATGTCACTGTGCAGGCGCAGATCCTGGATCTGCTGAACAACTTGCAGAAGGAGTTCGGTTCGGCGATCGTGTTGATCACGCACGATCTGGGTGTGGTGGCCGAGATGGCCGATGACGTGCTGGTGATGTATGCCGGTCGTTGTGTGGAGTACGGCACGGCCGCTGACGTGCTGGCCACGCCGCGGATGCCGTACACGTGGGGTCTGCTGGAGTCGATCCCGACCGTGTCGGCGGCCAGTGAGCGGTTGCGCCCGATCAAGGGTCTGCCGCCGAGTCTGTTGGCGCTGCCTGGCGGTTGTTCCTTCAACCCGCGGTGTCCTTACGTGGACAGGGTGAAGGGCGAGCGGTGCACCACCGACCTGCCGGAGCTGTTGCCGGTCGATGGCGCTGGCGCACACACTTCCCGTTGCCACCTGCACGACAAGGCCTCGATCTACGAGGCCGAGGTCGCACCGAGACTGGGCTGAGGAGACAGATGAGCAAGACAGTGCGCCCCGTGGACTCGATCCCCGGCGGCTCGGTGGCCCCGTTGCTGCAGGTCCGTGACCTGACGATGCATTTCCCGATCAAGGAGGCGGCCGGTCTCGGCCGGGCCAGGAAGGTCGTCCAGGCCGTCGACGGGGTCAGTTTCGATCTGCGGCCCGGTGAGAGCCTTGGTCTGGTCGGTGAGTCCGGTTGTGGCAAGTCGACGACGGGCCGGATGATCACCCGGCTGCTGAGGCCGACCGCGGGAGAGATCATCTTCAAGGGCACCGACATCGCGCAGATGAAGGAGAAGGATCTGCGGCCGTTCCGCCGTCAGCTCCAGATCGTCTTCCAGGACCCGTACAGCTCGCTGAATCCGCGGCAGACCGTGTCGAACATCATCAGTACGCCGTTGCGCGTGCACAACCTGGTGAAGCGCGGCAAGGAACTGGAGCGGGTTCAGGAACTGCTGGAGCGGGTCGGTCTGAACCCCGAACACCACAACCGGTACCCGAACGAGTTCTCCGGTGGTCAGCGTCAGCGGATCGGGATCGCCCGGGCGCTGGCGGTGGAGCCGGAAGTGATCATCGCCGACGAGCCGGTCTCGGCGCTGGACGTGTCGATCCAGGCGCAGGTGATGAACCTGTTGGAGGACCTGCGCCGCGATCTGGGCATCGCGTTCGTGTTCATCGCGCACGACCTGGGCGTGGTTCGGCACTTCTGTGACCGGGTCGCGGTGATGTACCTGGGTAAGATCGTCGAGCAGGGAGAGCGGGAGCAGATCTACGGCGCTCCGCAGCACCCGTACACCCAGGCGCTGTTGTCGGCCGCACCCGACCTCGGCACGATCCGCGGCATCCCGCCGAAGGAACGGATCCGGCTGGTCGGCGACGTGCCGTCCCCGATCGACCCGCCCAGCGGTTGCCGGTTCCGGACCCGCTGCTGGAAGGCCGAGGACATCTGCGCCACCCAGGAGCCGCCGCTGATGCGCCAGGCCAAGTCCGGCGAGGGCCACTCCGCCGCCTGCCACTTCGCCGAACCGAAGGTCGACCTGACCGCGGCAACGGCCTGACCCCCCTTCGAGAGCCGCCCCGACCGATCCGGTCCGGGCGGCTCTCGCACGTTCGGGGCCCTCCGCTCGACACCTGTGGACAGTCGTCGCCGGCTGTCTGCCGGAATGGCTAGGGTGCGGGCATGGAGTTTCGTTTGCTGGGGGCGGTCGAAGTCCTGGACCGGGATGAGCCGGTGCCGTTGCCGCGGCGGCAGGAGCGGCTGGTGCTGGCGGCTTTGTTGCTGAGGGCGAATGAAGTCGTGCCGGTGGACGAGCTGGTGGATCTGTTGTGGCCGGAGGATCCGTCGGCGCAGGCGCGAAGTGCCTTGCAGGTCTATGTTTCGCGGTTGCGCAAGGCCGGGGTGCGGATCGAAGGGAGTCGTGCCGGGTACGCCGTACAGGTCGAGGCCGATGCGGTGGATCTGGGGCGGTTCAGGGAGTCGGTGGCTCGGGCTCGGGCCGTGCAGGATCCTGTCCTGCGGTCCGCCGGGCTCGCCGAGGCGCTTGGGTTGTGGCAGGGGAAACCGCTCGCGGAGGTGGCGTCGGAGCCGGTCCGGGTGCGGTTGACAGCCGGGATCGAGGAGGAACGCAGGACGGCGCTGGAAGACCGGATCGAGGCCGATCTCGCAGCGGGCAGGCAGAACCAGTTGGTGCCTGAGCTTCAGCGGTTGGTCGCGGCGGATCCGTTGCGCGAGCGGCTCGTGATCGCCTGGATGACCGCGCTTCATCGAGCCGGGCACAAACAGAGGGCACTGGCCGCGTACGCCGAACTGGCGGAGCGGCTGGCCGACGAGTACGGCGTGGATCCCGCGCCGGCGTTGCGACGGCTACACCTGGCGATCCTGCGAGACGACCCGTCCGCGATGGGGCCGGCCAAGCCATCGGCGCAGGGGACGACGCCGCGAGAGCTACCGGTCGACATCTCGCTGTTGGTGGGTCGGGACGAGCTGCTGGCGGCCGGCGTACGGGTGTTGACCGACGGAGCGCGCGAGCGGGTGGCAACCATCTGTCTTTGGGGTGCCGCTGGTGTCGGGAAGTCGGCCGCGGCGACGCGGATCGGGCATCTGGTGGCGGACGCGTTCCCGGACGGCCAACTGTTCGCACGGTTGCAGGACGTCGGGGGAGCGGCCGTGTCGGCCAGGACGCTGCTCGGCCGGATGCTGCGGTCGGTGGGGGTGGCAGCGGGAGCAGTGCCGGATTCACTCGAGGACCGGGTCGGGTTGTTCCGGGAGAAGACTGCCGGGTCGGCGCTGCTCGTAGTACTGGATGACGCGCTCGATGCCGAGACGGTGGACCAGCTTCTTCCGTCCGGACCGAGGTGTGCCGCGGTCGTCACGTCCCGCAAATCCCTGCCGGGGTTGAAGAGGGCGGTTCACACGCAGGTGCTGCCGCTCGATTCGACGACCGGCAACGACCTGCTGGCCAAGCTGATCGGCCGATCGCTGCGGGACCGGGCGGCGATCGAAAGCGTGGCGACCGCGTGCGCGGGTCTGCCGCTGGCGCTGAGGATCATCGGTTCGCGCCTTGCTTTGTCCGGCGACGACGCGCTGCCTGCGGTGGTGGGTGCGCTCGCGGACGAGGGGGCCCGGCTGGACTCGATGGTGGCCGGCGACCTCGCGGTACGGACCAGTCTGGATCGCAGCCTCAGCCTGGCGGAGCCGCGGACCCGGCAACTGCTCGCACGACTGTCCTTGGTCGGCGTGACCGAATTCCCGGTCTGGGTCGCGGCACCTCTGCTCGACACGGACGAGTTGGCCGGCGAGGTCGCCTTCGATCAGCTCGTGGACCTCGGCCTGGTCGAACTCGCCGGACTGGAACCGTTCCGGCGCTACAAGATGCACGCGCTGGTCCGCTCGTACGCCGCCGAACAGCTCCCTCTGACAGGGGATTCGAGCCAGCCATGGCGTCGCTATCTTCAAGCGGTGCACCGGCTGACGGCTTTGGCCAACTTCGGCATCAACCACGGCTGGACGGCCGCGGCGCATCTCCGGACGCCCGCGGCACCGGTGCTGCCGGATGCCGAGGCGGCGGTCGGGGCCGACCCGATCGGATGGTTCGACGCCACCTGGTCGCTGATCGATTCCGCGGCCCGGTCCGCACTCGGCGTCGGTACCGGCAGCGGCGAACCTGAACTCGCCGGCACAATCGGCCTGCTGCTGATCGGCTATTTCGGCCTCCGCGAGCTGCGCGGGCCACGCAACGACCTGCTGGCGACCATTGCGGAGGTCCTCGCGGAGACCGGTCCGCTCGAGCTCTCGGTCCGGATCGAGCTGGCCGGCTACACCTATCGTGCCGGCACTCCCGAAGTCCGCAGGAGTGAGGGCGAGCGCCTGCGCGAGCTCGCCGGGCAGACCGGCTCGCTCGACCTGCAGGCCCGCGCCGAACTGCAGCTCGCCGCTGCCTCGTTGCAGCTGGCCGACTATGACCGCGGCCGTGAGCACGGTCTCGCTGCGCTGGCCCTGAGCGAGCGGCCGGACGGGCCGACGCACCTGCGGTTCTTCGCGCTGCGGGATCTGACCCATCTCGCCGCGGAGCTGAAGGATTACGAGGCGGCCATTCGCTGGGGTGAGCAGGCCATCGGGCTTGCGCCGCCGGACAGCAACGTCCAGGGCGAGGCCCGGCTGCTGATCGGTGAGATTCACGCCGAGCTCGCACAGTACGACGACGCCGATGCGCAGCTGACGAAGGCGGTGGAGACTTTTCGCCTGCTGTCCCATGAGCACAACGAGGCGCGGGCCACCTGTTTGCTGGCGACGATCGCGGCGAAGCACGGCAGGGTCGACGAGGCCTGGGAGTTACTCGCCCGGCCCAAGGCCCTGCTGGCCACCGGTAGCTCCAACAGGTATCTGCTGCTCAGGATCCGGCTGGCCGAGGCCGACATCGCGATGACGGCCGGAGAGTACGAACAGGGCCGCCGGATCCGGCTCGACCTGCTGGTGGAGATCGTTGCCTCCGGCGACAAATCGGTGGAACAGTACATCCGCGAACTGATCGCCAACGACCCCCGCGACCCGGCGAACCAGCATTAGCGAGGGCTGCTCCGCCAGGGTGAGCCGGTTCCGGTCGCCGAGCTGGTCGATCTGGTCTGGCCGAAGGAGCCGCCGAGCGACGCGAGAGGTTTTGTAATCACGGTAGGACAAGAGAACGGACCGTCGCTCCGGGCGGGGAGCGACGGTCCGCGTATGAGGGTGTTGCGGTTGGAGCGGCGGGCCCCCGCCGATGCAGGGGTCTGACGAGGGCCCACCGAGTCGGTTACGCCCTGCCGTGCGCCTGACGGCTGCGACGGCTGAGGGAGTCGATCGTGACGGCGATCAGCAGCACGCCGGCGGTCACCATGTAGCGAACGCTGGAGTCCAGGCTGAGCAGTGCGAGGCCGTTGGAGATCGACATGATCACCAGCGCGCCGAGCAGTGCGGAGTACGCCGATCCGCGGCCGCCGAAGAGGCTGGTGCCACCGATGACGGCAGCGGCGATCGCGTTCAGGTTGGTGTCGGCGCCACCGCTGCTCTGGTTCACCGCGATCAGCCGGGCTGCGGCCAGGATGCCGCCGACGGCGGCGAAGGTGGAGCAGGCCGCGAAGACCGACAGGTAGATGAACCGGACGTTGATACCGGCGCGCCGGGCCGCCTCGACGTTGCCGCCGACCGCGACCACCGAGCGACCCCAGCGGGTCCGCCGGATCATGAAGTCGGTGGCCAGCACCAGGACCACGAAGAACAGGAACATCGACGAGACGCCGCGGTCACCGTTCAGCACCAGGACCGGGATCAGCAGCACCAGGGCGAGCGCCCCGGCCTTGATCGCGATCATCGTGGTGGGCGCCGCGGACAGCCCCGCCGTCACGCGGGCGCCTCGGTTGCGCAGCCGGCTGAAGGCGTACGCCGCGACGACCACCACGATCAGCCCGTACGCGATCGCGGGCGACAGGAAGCTCTGGGTGGCGAACTTGACGATGCCGGAGTCGAACGGGATGTTCAGCGTGCCTTCCTTGCCCAGCACCAGCAACTGCAGGCCGAGGAAGCCGAGCAGACCGGCCAGCGTGATGACGAAGCTGGGCACCCCGAACCGGGTGTACAACGCGCCGTAGAACAAGCCGATCACCAGGCCGAGCACCGCGGCGGCGAGCAGCGAGAGCACCAACGGCCAGCCCTTGTTCACGAACGTCACGCCGAGGACCGCGGCGGCCAGGCCGCTGACGGAACCGACGGACAGGTCGATCTCACCCAGCAGCAGGACCAGAACGATGCCCAGGGCAATGACCCCGACCGAGGTGGTCTGCAGGGTCAGGTTGACCAGGTTGCGGCTGGACAGGAAGGAGCTGTTGGCGATCTGGAAGACGGCCCAGATGATGATCAGCCCGACCACCACCGGGACCGAGCCCAGGTCGCCGGAACGGAGCCGGGACGTGAAGGCCGAGATCGCGCCGCTGACGCCGTGGCTGGCGATCAGGCGCTCGTCCTGCAGATCGGCGGGCAGCGAGGCCGCGTCCTGCGCTTCCGGCACGGTGTCCTGCACGGGTGCCGTCGATCCG
It encodes:
- a CDS encoding ABC transporter ATP-binding protein, giving the protein MVGTVPSEGEVAPDKRNPSIATRERRAASLTPSGETPYLVVDDLTVKFPTADGLVSAVNGLSYAVPLGRTLAIVGESGSGKSVSSMAVMGLHDRKRTQISGSIQLGGDEIVGLSENELMKIRGDAVAMVFQDPQSSLHPLYSVGNQITEAYRVHNKVSKDVAKKRALEMLDLVGIPNPIRRYKQYPHEFSGGMRQRAMIAMGLVNDPKLVIADEPTTALDVTVQAQILDLLNNLQKEFGSAIVLITHDLGVVAEMADDVLVMYAGRCVEYGTAADVLATPRMPYTWGLLESIPTVSAASERLRPIKGLPPSLLALPGGCSFNPRCPYVDRVKGERCTTDLPELLPVDGAGAHTSRCHLHDKASIYEAEVAPRLG
- a CDS encoding ABC transporter ATP-binding protein, which translates into the protein MSKTVRPVDSIPGGSVAPLLQVRDLTMHFPIKEAAGLGRARKVVQAVDGVSFDLRPGESLGLVGESGCGKSTTGRMITRLLRPTAGEIIFKGTDIAQMKEKDLRPFRRQLQIVFQDPYSSLNPRQTVSNIISTPLRVHNLVKRGKELERVQELLERVGLNPEHHNRYPNEFSGGQRQRIGIARALAVEPEVIIADEPVSALDVSIQAQVMNLLEDLRRDLGIAFVFIAHDLGVVRHFCDRVAVMYLGKIVEQGEREQIYGAPQHPYTQALLSAAPDLGTIRGIPPKERIRLVGDVPSPIDPPSGCRFRTRCWKAEDICATQEPPLMRQAKSGEGHSAACHFAEPKVDLTAATA
- a CDS encoding sugar ABC transporter permease, translated to MTTPVDGSTAPVQDTVPEAQDAASLPADLQDERLIASHGVSGAISAFTSRLRSGDLGSVPVVVGLIIIWAVFQIANSSFLSSRNLVNLTLQTTSVGVIALGIVLVLLLGEIDLSVGSVSGLAAAVLGVTFVNKGWPLVLSLLAAAVLGLVIGLFYGALYTRFGVPSFVITLAGLLGFLGLQLLVLGKEGTLNIPFDSGIVKFATQSFLSPAIAYGLIVVVVAAYAFSRLRNRGARVTAGLSAAPTTMIAIKAGALALVLLIPVLVLNGDRGVSSMFLFFVVLVLATDFMIRRTRWGRSVVAVGGNVEAARRAGINVRFIYLSVFAACSTFAAVGGILAAARLIAVNQSSGGADTNLNAIAAAVIGGTSLFGGRGSAYSALLGALVIMSISNGLALLSLDSSVRYMVTAGVLLIAVTIDSLSRRSRQAHGRA
- a CDS encoding ABC transporter permease encodes the protein MLYFVARRLVSALSVVLVTLIATFTLFFVAPSDPAAAICGDRNCTQQRYNEIKRNLHLDRPKIQQFAEYTAGIFAGRTFETSGAKQECPAPCLGFSFKNDRPVFETLKTRLPVTVSLVFGYAILVLTIGVFVGSMAAKRRGTVGDRALMTSTLVLSSIPYYIVALMISLYLTILYPILPRSGYTPLTENPGKWVAGLLTPWLVLGVYNCTQYARFSRGSMVETLSEDFIRTARAKGLSDRVVTYKHALRSGLIPVITIFGLDIAGSLAGAIFTEKIFDLPGLGNLVIDSLNNYDLPVIMGTVLVASVFLVMMNFIVDIAYSLIDPRVRLA
- a CDS encoding AfsR/SARP family transcriptional regulator — encoded protein: MEFRLLGAVEVLDRDEPVPLPRRQERLVLAALLLRANEVVPVDELVDLLWPEDPSAQARSALQVYVSRLRKAGVRIEGSRAGYAVQVEADAVDLGRFRESVARARAVQDPVLRSAGLAEALGLWQGKPLAEVASEPVRVRLTAGIEEERRTALEDRIEADLAAGRQNQLVPELQRLVAADPLRERLVIAWMTALHRAGHKQRALAAYAELAERLADEYGVDPAPALRRLHLAILRDDPSAMGPAKPSAQGTTPRELPVDISLLVGRDELLAAGVRVLTDGARERVATICLWGAAGVGKSAAATRIGHLVADAFPDGQLFARLQDVGGAAVSARTLLGRMLRSVGVAAGAVPDSLEDRVGLFREKTAGSALLVVLDDALDAETVDQLLPSGPRCAAVVTSRKSLPGLKRAVHTQVLPLDSTTGNDLLAKLIGRSLRDRAAIESVATACAGLPLALRIIGSRLALSGDDALPAVVGALADEGARLDSMVAGDLAVRTSLDRSLSLAEPRTRQLLARLSLVGVTEFPVWVAAPLLDTDELAGEVAFDQLVDLGLVELAGLEPFRRYKMHALVRSYAAEQLPLTGDSSQPWRRYLQAVHRLTALANFGINHGWTAAAHLRTPAAPVLPDAEAAVGADPIGWFDATWSLIDSAARSALGVGTGSGEPELAGTIGLLLIGYFGLRELRGPRNDLLATIAEVLAETGPLELSVRIELAGYTYRAGTPEVRRSEGERLRELAGQTGSLDLQARAELQLAAASLQLADYDRGREHGLAALALSERPDGPTHLRFFALRDLTHLAAELKDYEAAIRWGEQAIGLAPPDSNVQGEARLLIGEIHAELAQYDDADAQLTKAVETFRLLSHEHNEARATCLLATIAAKHGRVDEAWELLARPKALLATGSSNRYLLLRIRLAEADIAMTAGEYEQGRRIRLDLLVEIVASGDKSVEQYIRELIANDPRDPANQH